One region of Salvelinus namaycush isolate Seneca chromosome 3, SaNama_1.0, whole genome shotgun sequence genomic DNA includes:
- the ccng2 gene encoding cyclin-G2 — MEAVKLMRELKTNFEQEMYYLPKETGLHLIESTRENASQGISAKCRDVKVEDLWSLTSFFGYSTQTFVLAVNLLDRFLAMMKVQPKHLACISISCLHIAAKSVEEECNVSSTNELIRISQCKFTVSDLTRMEKIISEKLNFQLEAITALTFLHLYHRITLSHTSDSKEALNLNTLEAHLKACLCRITFSKAKPSVLALSLLTQEIEAMQSVDMLEIAHSVQRHLKITDTELLHWRGLVAKCMSDYSSPECSRPNNKKLVWIVSRRTAQNLHTSSCSIPELPTIPEDCWDESEDSCEDMSSGEESLSSSLGSDAEGPYFPLYLLCQSNHRNKCHQTKPL; from the exons ATGGAAGCCGTTAAACTTATGAGGGAGCTGAAAACCAATTTTGAACAGGAGATGTATTATCTTCCGAAAGAAACGGGACTCCACCTGATCGAATCAACCAGAGAG AATGCCAGCCAAGGAATCTCAGCTAAATGTAGGGACGTCAAAGTGGAAGACCTCTGGAGCCTGACCAGTTTCTTTGGGTACAGCACCCAGACGTTCGTTCTGGCAGTCAACCTGCTGGATAGATTTCTGGCCATGATGAAG GTCCAACCCAAACATTTAGCCTGCATTAGCATCAGCTGCCTCCACATCGCAGCCAAATCAGTCGAAGAAGAGTGCAACGTGTCTTCCACCAATGAACTTATTCGTATCAGCCAGTGCAAGTTTACCGTCTCGGACCTCACTCGCATGGAGAAGATCATTTCAGAGAAACTCAACTTCCAACTCGAAGCCATCACAGCCTTAACCTTTTTGCACCTATACCATAGaatcacactctcacacacctcAGACAG TAAGGAGGCCCTGAACCTGAACACACTAGAGGCCCACCTCAAAGCCTGTCTCTGCCGCATCACATTCTCCAAAGCTAAA CCGTCCGTCTTGGCCCTGTCACTCCTCACTCAAGAGATTGAAGCCATGCAGTCTGTTGACATGCTAGAAATAGCACATAGTGTTCAGAGACATCTCAAG ATCACTGACACTGAGCTGCTACACTGGAGGGGGCTAGTGGCCAAGTGTATGTCCGACTACTCTTCCCCTGAATGTAGCAGACCCAACAATAAGAAGCTTGTCTGGATCGTGTCGAGAAGGACAGCTCAGAACCTTCACACCAGCTCCTGCAGCATCCCTGAACTGCCAACCATTCCTGAGGACTGCTGGGACGAAAG CGAGGACTCGTGTGAAGACATGAGTTCTGGGGAGGAGAGCCTGAGCAGTTCCCTGGGTTCTGATGCAGAGGGTCCTTACttccctctttacctcctctGCCAAAGCAACCACCGAAACAAATGCCACCAAACCAAACCCCTGTGA